One region of Streptomyces subrutilus genomic DNA includes:
- a CDS encoding EamA family transporter, whose product MPAPSASPTTHATPAPAGAATTARPPAPGGSRFGPVALVVSAGISVQFGAALAVMIMPRAGAAGVVTLRLAAAALVLLLLCRPKVRGYLRADWGTVIAFGVAMAGMNGLFYQAIDRIPLGPAVTLEVLGPLALSVIVSRRLVNLLWAGLALAGVVLLAGHGGAGFGGLDPLGAAYALGAGAMWAAYIVFSARTGRRFPQADGLALAMAVAAVLSLPLGIVESGSALLVPSTLALGLGVAVLSSVLPYTLELLALRRLPAPTFAILMSLEPAIAATAGFLVLNQALSALDALAIALVIAASMGAVRSQTRKQPA is encoded by the coding sequence ATGCCCGCACCCTCCGCCTCCCCGACGACGCACGCCACCCCGGCCCCGGCCGGCGCCGCGACCACCGCCAGGCCCCCCGCTCCCGGGGGCTCCCGCTTCGGCCCGGTCGCACTGGTGGTCTCGGCCGGGATATCGGTTCAGTTCGGCGCCGCCCTCGCGGTCATGATCATGCCGAGGGCAGGGGCGGCGGGCGTGGTCACCCTGCGCCTCGCGGCCGCCGCGCTCGTACTGCTGCTCCTGTGCCGCCCCAAGGTGCGCGGCTACCTCCGCGCCGACTGGGGCACGGTGATCGCCTTCGGCGTGGCCATGGCGGGTATGAACGGTCTCTTCTACCAGGCCATCGACCGGATCCCGCTGGGCCCGGCCGTCACCCTGGAGGTGCTCGGCCCGCTGGCCCTGTCCGTGATCGTCTCCCGGCGCCTGGTGAACCTGCTCTGGGCGGGCCTGGCCCTGGCCGGCGTCGTGCTGCTGGCCGGCCACGGCGGGGCCGGCTTCGGCGGTCTCGACCCCCTGGGCGCGGCCTACGCGCTCGGCGCGGGCGCGATGTGGGCGGCGTACATCGTGTTCAGCGCGCGCACGGGCCGCCGCTTCCCGCAGGCGGACGGCCTGGCCCTGGCGATGGCGGTGGCCGCCGTCCTGTCGCTGCCGCTGGGCATCGTCGAATCCGGCTCCGCCCTGCTGGTGCCGAGCACCCTCGCCCTGGGCCTCGGCGTGGCCGTCCTGTCGTCCGTACTGCCGTACACCCTGGAACTGCTGGCCCTGCGACGGCTCCCGGCCCCGACCTTCGCGATCCTGATGAGCCTGGAACCGGCCATCGCCGCCACGGCCGGGTTCCTCGTCCTGAACCAGGCCCTGTCCGCCCTGGACGCCCTGGCCATCGCGCTGGTGATCGCCGCCAGCATGGGGGCGGTCCGCTCCCAGACCCGGAAGCAGCCCGCCTGA
- a CDS encoding helix-turn-helix transcriptional regulator: protein MKSSRLLSILLLLQTRGRMTAAELAAELEVSVRTVYRDAEALAAAGVPLYGDAGHSGGYQLLAGYRTRLTGLSTGEAEALFLTGMPGPAAELGLGRALSAAQLKLRAALPPELRAQADRMRLRFHLDAPGWYAEHEETPYLAEVADAVWQGREIDVLYRRWKEPREVRRLLAPYGLVLKAGRWYLVAGPDGARTYRVDQVLSVTPTARTVELPEGFDLAAHWRRTQEDFHARLYPEQAEVRLSARAASRLTGPQARALAATGRPDPELPGWTRATLPIESADQAESQFLSLAADAEVLSPPALRARIQTTLTTLSTRYTLPPPGPLPQDPHGADRS, encoded by the coding sequence GTGAAGTCGAGCCGCTTGCTGTCGATCCTCCTCCTGCTCCAGACCCGCGGCCGGATGACCGCCGCCGAGCTCGCGGCCGAGCTGGAGGTGTCCGTCCGTACGGTCTACCGCGACGCGGAGGCGCTGGCCGCGGCGGGCGTCCCGCTGTACGGGGACGCCGGGCACAGCGGGGGCTACCAGCTGCTCGCCGGCTACCGGACCCGGCTGACGGGCCTCAGCACGGGCGAGGCGGAAGCCCTGTTCCTGACCGGGATGCCGGGCCCGGCGGCGGAACTGGGCCTGGGCCGGGCCCTGTCGGCGGCGCAGCTGAAACTGCGGGCGGCGCTGCCGCCGGAGCTGCGCGCGCAGGCCGACCGGATGCGGCTGCGCTTCCACCTGGACGCGCCGGGCTGGTACGCGGAGCACGAGGAGACCCCGTACCTCGCCGAGGTCGCCGACGCCGTGTGGCAGGGCCGGGAGATCGACGTGCTCTACCGGCGCTGGAAGGAGCCCAGGGAGGTGCGACGCCTCCTCGCCCCCTACGGCCTGGTCCTGAAGGCGGGCCGCTGGTACCTGGTGGCGGGCCCGGACGGCGCCCGGACGTACCGGGTGGACCAGGTCCTGTCGGTGACGCCGACGGCGCGGACCGTGGAACTGCCCGAGGGCTTCGACCTGGCCGCGCACTGGCGCCGGACCCAGGAGGACTTCCACGCGCGGCTGTACCCGGAGCAGGCGGAGGTACGCCTGAGCGCCCGCGCCGCGTCCCGCCTGACGGGGCCCCAGGCCCGCGCCCTGGCCGCCACCGGCCGCCCGGACCCGGAGCTGCCGGGCTGGACCCGCGCCACCCTCCCGATCGAGTCGGCGGACCAAGCGGAATCCCAGTTCCTGTCCCTGGCCGCGGACGCGGAGGTCCTGTCCCCGCCGGCCCTGCGCGCCCGCATCCAGACCACCCTGACCACGTTGAGCACCCGCTACACCCTCCCGCCCCCGGGCCCGCTCCCGCAGGACCCGCACGGCGCGGACCGCTCTTAG
- a CDS encoding CocE/NonD family hydrolase has product MTPAARTPQPPPTPFSLYPELDANALHAFVAALESGDVTGLPPVRAAEVAEVRSVAVFTRGKVTGADGDLLDAALWRHTSSAPRPLIVMPSPWTSLGWLVYAVQATLFAARGYDVLAYTARGFPGSEGQVDVAGPLDVADGSRALDHLVERAAGPVTKIGFLGDSYGSGISQLVAAHDTRVDAVVALSTWGDLGEAFYENSTRHVAAVRALLDAAGKARLSPRTQSVFDNVLADRDIRGTLAWAEPRSPLTHVKELNRRRVPVLCAHAWHETLFPVNQTLKTFNELTGPKRMVLSIGDHSGPESSGMFGLPNRIWTDAHRWFDHHLKEIDNGIGDEGEVLVEVMWNKTLESRPTWPSLTEHTHRLYLAGSGDLAEAPEAGWTATVLCGVDTAATVADAVVLSGYAEMAGRPKAYPTGDIDRSVAAVWASAPMEETTRLRGTPALRVTYRAPNPGSAFVAYLLDTAPDGTAHLVTHAPYTDLGSPPDSLISADIDLQATAYDVPRGHRLLLVIDARDPFYGDANLPRATLAFTSPEPTPSYLDLPLG; this is encoded by the coding sequence GTGACTCCAGCCGCCCGCACCCCGCAGCCTCCCCCGACCCCCTTCTCCCTCTACCCCGAGCTCGACGCGAACGCCCTGCACGCCTTCGTCGCGGCCCTGGAGAGCGGTGACGTCACCGGCCTGCCCCCCGTCCGCGCCGCCGAGGTCGCCGAGGTCCGGTCCGTCGCCGTCTTCACCCGCGGCAAGGTGACCGGCGCCGACGGGGACCTGCTCGACGCCGCGCTCTGGCGGCACACGAGCAGCGCGCCGCGCCCGCTGATCGTGATGCCCTCGCCGTGGACCAGCCTGGGCTGGCTCGTGTACGCCGTTCAGGCCACCCTGTTCGCGGCCCGCGGCTACGACGTCCTCGCCTACACCGCCCGCGGCTTCCCCGGCTCCGAGGGCCAGGTGGACGTGGCGGGCCCGCTCGACGTCGCCGACGGCAGCCGGGCCCTGGACCACCTCGTCGAGCGCGCCGCCGGCCCGGTGACGAAGATCGGCTTCCTCGGGGACTCGTACGGCTCGGGCATCAGCCAGCTGGTCGCCGCGCACGACACCCGCGTCGACGCCGTGGTCGCGCTGAGCACCTGGGGCGACCTCGGGGAGGCCTTCTACGAGAACTCCACCCGCCACGTCGCCGCCGTACGGGCCCTGCTCGACGCGGCCGGGAAGGCGCGGCTGAGCCCGCGGACGCAGAGCGTCTTCGACAACGTCCTCGCCGACCGCGACATCCGCGGCACCCTGGCCTGGGCCGAGCCGCGCTCGCCGCTCACGCACGTCAAGGAGCTCAACCGCCGCCGGGTGCCGGTCCTCTGCGCGCACGCCTGGCACGAGACGCTCTTCCCGGTCAACCAGACGCTGAAGACGTTCAACGAGCTGACCGGCCCCAAGCGCATGGTCCTGTCCATAGGCGACCACTCCGGCCCCGAGTCCTCGGGCATGTTCGGCCTGCCGAACCGCATATGGACGGACGCCCACCGCTGGTTCGACCACCACCTCAAGGAGATCGACAACGGCATCGGCGACGAGGGCGAGGTGCTCGTCGAGGTCATGTGGAACAAGACCCTCGAATCCCGCCCGACCTGGCCCTCCCTCACCGAGCACACGCACCGGCTGTACCTGGCGGGCAGCGGGGACCTGGCGGAGGCTCCGGAGGCGGGCTGGACGGCGACCGTGCTGTGCGGGGTGGACACCGCGGCGACCGTCGCGGACGCGGTGGTCCTGTCCGGCTACGCGGAGATGGCCGGCCGGCCCAAGGCCTACCCGACGGGCGACATCGACCGCTCGGTGGCCGCCGTATGGGCCTCGGCGCCGATGGAGGAGACCACCCGGCTGCGCGGCACACCGGCACTGCGGGTCACCTACCGGGCGCCCAACCCCGGCTCCGCCTTCGTCGCGTACCTCCTCGACACCGCGCCCGACGGCACCGCGCACCTCGTCACGCACGCCCCGTACACCGACCTCGGCTCGCCCCCCGACAGCCTGATCAGCGCGGACATCGACCTCCAGGCCACGGCGTACGACGTGCCGCGCGGCCACCGGCTGCTGCTGGTGATCGACGCCCGCGACCCCTTCTACGGCGACGCCAACCTGCCGCGCGCGACGCTGGCCTTCACCTCACCGGAGCCGACGCCCTCCTACCTGGACCTGCCGCTGGGCTAG
- a CDS encoding TIGR03084 family metal-binding protein, whose protein sequence is MPDPSAVEATAAAVFADLREEGRELDALIGELPAPDWTRPTPAPRWSIAHQIAHLHWTDRAALLSLTDAAGFAHLVEEALEAPESFVDEGAGEGAKLPPAELLALWRSGRAALDAALAAASPDTRFPWYGPPMKAASMASARLMETWAHGQDIADALGVRRIPTARLRHVARIGVRARDYAYAVRGLPAPAEEFRIELTAPDGSGVWTYGPPDAPQRITGPALDFCLLATQRAHRSDLALAASGPDADRWLDLAQAFAGPAGPGRAPEGPGGRSPEASR, encoded by the coding sequence GTGCCCGATCCGTCCGCCGTCGAAGCCACCGCCGCCGCCGTTTTCGCGGACCTGCGCGAAGAAGGGCGCGAACTCGACGCCCTCATAGGCGAGTTGCCCGCTCCCGACTGGACCCGGCCCACCCCCGCGCCCCGCTGGAGCATCGCCCACCAGATCGCCCACCTGCACTGGACCGACCGGGCCGCACTGCTTTCCCTCACCGACGCCGCCGGCTTCGCCCACCTGGTCGAGGAGGCACTCGAAGCCCCCGAATCCTTCGTCGACGAGGGCGCGGGAGAGGGCGCGAAGCTGCCGCCCGCCGAGCTGCTCGCCCTCTGGCGCTCCGGGCGCGCCGCCCTCGACGCCGCCCTGGCGGCCGCCTCGCCCGACACCCGCTTCCCCTGGTACGGGCCGCCGATGAAGGCCGCCTCCATGGCGAGCGCCCGGCTGATGGAGACCTGGGCGCACGGCCAGGACATCGCCGACGCCCTCGGCGTACGCCGCATCCCGACGGCCCGGCTGCGGCACGTGGCCCGGATCGGCGTACGGGCCCGCGACTACGCCTACGCCGTACGCGGACTGCCCGCGCCCGCCGAGGAGTTCCGGATCGAGCTCACGGCCCCGGACGGCTCCGGGGTGTGGACGTACGGGCCCCCGGACGCCCCGCAGCGGATCACCGGCCCGGCGCTCGACTTCTGCCTCCTGGCGACCCAGCGGGCCCACCGCTCCGACCTCGCCTTGGCCGCGTCCGGCCCCGACGCGGACCGCTGGCTCGACCTCGCCCAGGCCTTCGCGGGCCCGGCGGGACCGGGCCGGGCGCCGGAGGGTCCCGGCGGCCGGTCTCCGGAGGCCTCCCGATGA
- a CDS encoding acyclic terpene utilization AtuA family protein, with product MTTAHHSHHSHHSHHPRRPLRIGNASGFYGDRFDALRDMLTGGPLDVLTGDYLAELTMLILGRDRLKNPDLGYAKTFLRQLEEGIGLAQERGVRIVTNAGGLNPAGLADAVRALAAKTGVPVTVAHVEGDDLMPYGEGALTANAYLGGAGITACLRAGADVVVTGRVTDAALVSGTAAWWFDWAPDDYDRLAGAVVAGHVLECGTQATGGNYSFFAAHDVRRPGFPLAEVSEDGSSVITKHPGTGGLVSPGTVTAQLLYETQGVRYLGPDVTARLDTVRLSEDGPDRVRVSGAVGEPPPDTLKVGVTRIGGWRNEVVFVLTGLDIEAKAALVRAQLAGALEGVADARWTLSRTDHEDAPTEETASALLRLVVRDPSPDRVGRGLTSAAIELALGSYPGFHVTAPPGAAQPYGVFGSDSVPAESVPQVAVLPDGSRLPVPAAWPSPPTPPVPETAGSAPSPPPLPETGGSAPGPPPPSEAKPPGPAGTWTSDPSGTRPPGPAGAPRPDPAGAPPPDPAGAPPPDPRASNSPSYRWDVSPGEAERAAPVPSSAQAGTVQSQPGQTPAPPALEERGTGRSPGLVAAPASEPRDTGPGPSLAAPPAFEGRGTGRSPGLVAAPASEPRDTGPGPSLAAPPAFEERGAGWSPGLSAAPAFEARGPGPGPGSGRGGVGESPAGPTTRAPLGSVAGARSGDKGGDANVGVWAESPAAWDWLHRTLTVDLLQDLLPEARDLPVTRHVLPNLRALNFEIHGILGDGVASGHRFDPQAKALGEWLRARHLDIPTHLLPDPAPATDPAPAPEPAPTPEGPGS from the coding sequence ATGACCACGGCCCACCACTCCCACCACTCCCACCACTCCCACCACCCCCGTCGCCCCCTGCGCATCGGCAACGCGTCCGGCTTCTACGGCGACCGCTTCGACGCCCTGCGCGACATGCTGACCGGCGGCCCGCTGGACGTGCTGACCGGGGACTACCTGGCCGAGCTGACCATGCTCATCCTCGGCCGCGACCGCCTGAAGAACCCGGACCTCGGCTACGCGAAGACCTTCCTGCGCCAGCTGGAGGAAGGGATCGGGCTCGCGCAGGAGCGGGGCGTACGGATCGTCACGAACGCGGGCGGCCTGAACCCGGCCGGACTGGCCGACGCGGTGCGGGCCCTGGCGGCCAAGACAGGGGTGCCCGTCACCGTCGCACACGTCGAGGGCGACGACCTGATGCCGTACGGGGAGGGGGCGCTGACCGCCAACGCCTACCTCGGCGGCGCCGGGATCACGGCCTGCCTGCGGGCCGGGGCGGACGTGGTCGTGACCGGCCGGGTCACGGACGCGGCGCTGGTCAGTGGCACGGCGGCCTGGTGGTTCGACTGGGCGCCGGACGACTATGACCGGCTGGCGGGAGCGGTGGTCGCGGGCCACGTCCTGGAGTGCGGCACGCAGGCCACCGGCGGGAACTACTCCTTCTTCGCCGCGCACGACGTCCGCCGCCCGGGCTTCCCCCTCGCGGAGGTCTCCGAGGACGGCTCCTCGGTGATCACCAAGCATCCGGGCACGGGCGGACTCGTTTCGCCCGGCACCGTCACCGCCCAACTCCTCTACGAGACCCAGGGCGTCCGCTACCTCGGCCCGGACGTCACCGCCCGCCTGGACACGGTCCGGCTCTCCGAGGACGGGCCCGACCGCGTCCGCGTCTCGGGCGCGGTCGGCGAACCGCCCCCGGACACCCTCAAGGTGGGCGTCACCCGCATCGGCGGCTGGCGCAACGAGGTGGTCTTCGTCCTGACCGGCCTGGACATCGAGGCGAAGGCGGCCCTGGTGCGTGCGCAGCTGGCCGGGGCGCTGGAGGGGGTCGCCGACGCGAGGTGGACCCTGTCCCGCACAGACCACGAGGACGCCCCGACGGAGGAGACGGCGAGCGCGCTGCTGCGCCTGGTCGTCCGCGACCCGTCCCCGGACCGGGTGGGCCGCGGCCTGACCTCGGCCGCGATCGAACTCGCCCTGGGCAGCTACCCCGGCTTCCACGTGACCGCCCCGCCGGGGGCGGCCCAGCCGTACGGGGTCTTCGGCTCGGACTCCGTCCCGGCGGAATCGGTCCCCCAGGTGGCGGTCCTGCCGGACGGCTCGCGCCTGCCGGTCCCTGCCGCGTGGCCGTCTCCCCCCACCCCGCCCGTTCCCGAAACCGCGGGCTCCGCCCCCAGTCCCCCGCCCCTTCCCGAGACCGGGGGCTCCGCCCCCGGCCCCCCGCCCCCGTCGGAGGCCAAGCCCCCGGGCCCCGCGGGAACCTGGACTTCGGACCCGTCGGGCACTAGGCCCCCGGGCCCCGCGGGGGCTCCGCGCCCCGACCCCGCGGGGGCTCCGCCCCCCGACCCCGCCGGGGCTCCGCCCCCCGACCCCCGCGCCTCAAATTCCCCCAGCTACCGCTGGGACGTGTCCCCAGGCGAGGCTGAACGTGCCGCCCCGGTCCCATCCAGCGCACAGGCCGGCACCGTTCAATCCCAGCCCGGCCAAACTCCAGCCCCTCCGGCGCTTGAGGAGCGGGGTACGGGGCGGAGCCCCGGTCTTGTAGCCGCGCCGGCGTCCGAGCCTCGGGACACGGGGCCGGGCCCCAGCCTCGCAGCCCCTCCGGCGTTTGAGGGGCGGGGTACGGGGCGGAGCCCCGGTCTTGTAGCCGCGCCGGCGTCCGAGCCTCGGGACACGGGGCCGGGCCCCAGCCTCGCAGCCCCTCCGGCGTTTGAGGAGCGGGGTGCGGGGTGGAGCCCCGGTCTTTCAGCCGCGCCGGCGTTTGAGGCGCGGGGGCCGGGGCCGGGCCCCGGTTCGGGAAGGGGCGGGGTGGGGGAGAGCCCCGCAGGGCCCACCACCCGCGCCCCGCTCGGCTCGGTGGCCGGCGCCCGCAGCGGCGACAAGGGCGGGGACGCCAACGTCGGCGTCTGGGCCGAATCGCCCGCAGCCTGGGACTGGCTCCACCGCACCCTCACGGTGGACCTCCTCCAGGACCTGCTCCCCGAGGCCAGGGACCTGCCCGTCACCCGACACGTGCTCCCGAACCTCCGCGCCCTGAACTTCGAGATCCACGGCATCCTCGGCGACGGCGTCGCCTCCGGCCACCGCTTCGACCCGCAGGCCAAGGCCCTCGGCGAATGGCTCCGCGCCCGCCACCTCGACATCCCGACCCACCTGCTGCCCGACCCCGCCCCGGCGACGGACCCCGCCCCCGCGCCCGAACCCGCACCCACCCCGGAGGGCCCCGGCTCATGA
- a CDS encoding acyl-CoA carboxylase subunit beta translates to MTRLRTTVDPHAPEHAQARTAALERLAALDAEHAKALQGGGEKYTARHRQRGKLLARERVELLLDPDTPFLELSPLAAWGSDYPVGASMVTGIGTVEGVQCLVTANDPTVRGGASNPWTLKKALRANEIARQNRLPCISLVESGGADLPSQKEIFIPGGAIFRDLTRLSADRIPTVAVVFGNSTAGGAYIPGMSDHTIMIKDRSKVFLGGPPLVKMATGEESDDESLGGADMHARTSGLADYYALDEQDAIRQARRVVARLGHRPAHAEPPKAEEPAYDPEELLGIVPPDLKTPFDPREVIARIVDASDFDEFKPLYGTSLVTGWAALHGYPVGILANAQGVLFSAESQKAAQFIQLANQRDIPLLFLHNTTGYMVGKEYEQGGIIKHGSMMINAVSNSRVPHLSVLIGASYGAGHYGMCGRAYEPRFLFAWPSAKSAVMGSQQLAGVLSIVARQSAAAKGQPYDDEADAGMRAFVEAQIESESLPMFLSGRLYDDGVIDPRDTRTVLGLCLSAVHNAPVEGARGGFGVFRM, encoded by the coding sequence ATGACCCGCCTCCGCACCACCGTCGACCCGCACGCCCCCGAGCACGCCCAGGCCCGCACCGCCGCCCTGGAACGCCTCGCCGCCCTCGACGCCGAGCACGCGAAGGCGCTCCAGGGCGGCGGCGAGAAGTACACGGCCCGGCACCGCCAGCGCGGCAAGCTGCTGGCCCGCGAGCGCGTCGAGCTGCTGCTCGATCCGGACACCCCGTTCCTGGAGCTGTCCCCGCTGGCGGCCTGGGGCAGCGACTACCCCGTCGGCGCCTCCATGGTCACCGGCATCGGCACCGTCGAGGGCGTCCAGTGCCTGGTGACCGCCAACGACCCCACCGTCCGCGGCGGCGCCAGCAACCCCTGGACCCTGAAGAAGGCGCTCCGGGCCAACGAGATCGCCCGGCAGAACCGCCTCCCCTGCATCAGCCTCGTGGAGTCCGGCGGCGCCGACCTGCCCTCCCAGAAGGAGATCTTCATCCCGGGCGGTGCGATCTTCCGCGACCTCACCCGGCTCTCCGCCGACCGGATCCCGACCGTCGCCGTCGTCTTCGGCAACTCCACCGCCGGAGGCGCGTACATCCCCGGCATGTCCGACCACACCATCATGATCAAGGACCGGTCCAAGGTGTTCCTCGGCGGCCCGCCGCTGGTCAAGATGGCCACCGGCGAGGAGAGCGACGACGAGTCCCTCGGCGGAGCCGACATGCACGCCCGCACCTCCGGCCTCGCCGACTACTACGCCCTCGACGAGCAGGACGCGATCCGCCAGGCCCGCCGCGTCGTCGCCCGCCTGGGCCACCGGCCGGCGCACGCGGAGCCGCCGAAGGCCGAGGAGCCCGCGTACGACCCCGAAGAGCTCCTCGGGATCGTGCCGCCCGACCTGAAGACGCCCTTCGACCCCCGCGAGGTCATCGCCCGCATCGTCGACGCCTCCGACTTCGACGAGTTCAAGCCGCTGTACGGCACCAGCCTCGTCACCGGCTGGGCCGCCCTCCACGGCTACCCGGTCGGCATCCTCGCCAACGCCCAGGGCGTGCTGTTCAGCGCCGAGTCGCAGAAGGCCGCCCAGTTCATCCAGCTCGCCAACCAGCGCGACATCCCGCTGCTCTTCCTCCACAACACCACCGGCTACATGGTCGGCAAGGAGTACGAGCAGGGCGGCATCATCAAGCACGGCTCGATGATGATCAACGCGGTGTCCAACTCCCGCGTCCCCCACCTCTCCGTCCTGATCGGCGCGAGCTACGGCGCCGGCCACTACGGCATGTGCGGCCGCGCCTACGAGCCCCGCTTCCTCTTCGCCTGGCCCAGCGCCAAATCCGCCGTCATGGGCTCCCAGCAGCTCGCCGGGGTGCTCTCCATCGTGGCCCGGCAGTCCGCCGCCGCCAAGGGACAGCCGTACGACGACGAGGCCGACGCCGGCATGCGCGCCTTCGTCGAGGCGCAGATCGAGTCCGAGTCCCTGCCGATGTTCCTGTCCGGGCGGCTGTACGACGACGGGGTCATCGACCCGCGCGACACCCGTACCGTCCTCGGCCTGTGCCTGTCGGCCGTCCACAACGCCCCCGTCGAGGGCGCCCGCGGCGGCTTCGGCGTCTTCCGGATGTGA
- a CDS encoding acetyl/propionyl/methylcrotonyl-CoA carboxylase subunit alpha: MTITSLLVANRGEIAVRVFRTARALGLATVAVHSDPDEQALHVRDADAAVRLPGAAPADTYLRGDLIIKAALAAGADAIHPGYGFLSENAAFAREVRAAGMAWIGPPPEAIEAMASKTRAKELMRAAGVPLLEPVDPAAATTADLPLLLKAAAGGGGRGMRVVRDLGSLEEELAAAAAEARSAFGDGEVFAEPYVERGRHVEVQILADAHGTVWALGTRDCSLQRRHQKVIEEAPAPGLPESLRESLHEAAVAAARAVSYQGAGTVEFLVTADGRPYFLEMNTRLQVEHPVTEAVFGLDLVALQLRVAEGTALPLTPPEPVGHAVEARLYAEDPAQDWRPQTGVLHTLAVPGEVRVDTGFADGDEVGIHYDPMLAKVVAHAPTRAEAVRVLAHALAGARIHGLTTNRELLVRSLRHPEFAAGQPDTGFYERHLAALTQDAPDATLSALAAALAEAAPAPDAPLAARLGGWRNLRSQPRTRRYTAAGTEYEVAYHPVDHPGVRVLSATPDLVTLEVDGIRRLFHVKQNSNNSDLYVDSALGAHTLTPVPRFADPKARTEPGSLLAPMPGTVVRVAEGLAPGAAVTAGQPLLWLEAMKMEHRILAPASGTLTALHATTGRQVEFGALLAVVQEESTS; this comes from the coding sequence ATGACCATCACCTCCCTCCTCGTGGCCAACCGCGGCGAGATCGCCGTCCGCGTCTTCCGCACCGCCCGCGCCCTGGGCCTGGCCACCGTCGCCGTCCACTCCGACCCCGACGAGCAGGCCCTGCACGTACGCGACGCCGACGCGGCCGTACGCCTGCCCGGCGCCGCCCCGGCCGACACCTACCTGCGCGGCGACCTGATCATCAAGGCCGCGCTCGCCGCCGGAGCCGACGCGATCCACCCCGGCTACGGCTTCCTCTCCGAGAACGCCGCCTTCGCCCGCGAGGTCCGGGCCGCCGGAATGGCCTGGATCGGCCCGCCGCCCGAGGCCATCGAGGCCATGGCTTCCAAGACCCGGGCCAAGGAGCTGATGCGCGCCGCCGGCGTCCCGCTCCTGGAACCCGTCGACCCGGCCGCCGCCACCACCGCCGACCTGCCCCTGCTCCTCAAGGCGGCCGCCGGCGGCGGGGGCCGCGGGATGCGCGTGGTCCGCGACCTCGGCTCCCTCGAGGAGGAGCTGGCGGCGGCCGCCGCCGAGGCCCGCTCGGCCTTCGGCGACGGCGAGGTCTTCGCCGAGCCCTACGTGGAGCGCGGCCGCCACGTCGAGGTGCAGATCCTCGCCGACGCCCACGGCACCGTCTGGGCGCTGGGCACCCGCGACTGCTCCCTCCAGCGGCGCCACCAGAAGGTCATCGAGGAGGCCCCGGCGCCCGGCCTGCCGGAAAGCCTGCGCGAGAGCCTCCACGAGGCCGCCGTCGCCGCCGCCCGCGCCGTCTCCTACCAGGGCGCCGGCACGGTCGAGTTCCTCGTCACCGCCGACGGACGCCCGTACTTCCTGGAGATGAACACCCGCCTCCAGGTCGAACACCCCGTCACCGAAGCCGTCTTCGGCCTCGACCTCGTCGCCCTCCAGCTGCGCGTCGCCGAAGGAACGGCCCTGCCGCTCACACCCCCGGAGCCCGTCGGCCACGCCGTCGAGGCCCGCCTGTACGCCGAGGACCCCGCCCAGGACTGGCGCCCCCAGACCGGCGTCCTGCACACCCTCGCCGTGCCCGGCGAGGTCCGCGTCGACACCGGCTTCGCCGACGGGGACGAGGTGGGCATCCACTACGACCCCATGCTCGCCAAGGTCGTCGCCCACGCCCCGACCCGCGCCGAGGCCGTACGCGTCCTCGCGCACGCCCTGGCCGGAGCCCGCATCCACGGGCTCACCACCAACCGCGAGCTCCTCGTACGGTCGCTGCGCCACCCGGAGTTCGCCGCCGGACAGCCCGACACCGGGTTCTACGAGCGCCACCTCGCCGCCCTCACCCAAGACGCCCCGGACGCCACCCTGTCCGCCCTGGCCGCGGCCCTCGCCGAAGCGGCCCCGGCCCCGGACGCCCCCCTCGCCGCCCGCCTCGGCGGCTGGCGCAACCTCCGCTCCCAGCCCCGGACCCGCCGCTACACGGCGGCAGGCACCGAGTACGAGGTCGCCTACCACCCGGTGGACCACCCCGGAGTCCGCGTCCTGTCCGCCACCCCGGACCTGGTCACGCTCGAAGTCGACGGCATCCGGCGCTTGTTCCACGTGAAACAAAATTCGAACAACTCCGACCTCTACGTTGATTCGGCGCTCGGCGCCCACACCCTCACCCCCGTCCCCCGGTTCGCGGACCCCAAGGCCCGCACCGAACCGGGCTCCCTCCTCGCCCCCATGCCCGGCACCGTGGTCCGCGTCGCCGAGGGCCTCGCGCCCGGCGCCGCCGTCACCGCCGGGCAGCCCCTGCTCTGGCTGGAGGCCATGAAGATGGAGCACCGCATCCTCGCTCCCGCCTCCGGCACGCTCACCGCGCTCCACGCCACCACGGGCCGGCAGGTCGAGTTCGGCGCCCTGCTCGCCGTAGTCCAGGAGGAATCGACGTCATGA